In Anaerotignum faecicola, the following are encoded in one genomic region:
- a CDS encoding DUF4956 domain-containing protein, whose translation MTFNDIFKSSFLENVASISVFDMALALTLAFGLGLFIFMVYKKTFTGVMYSSSFGVTLVAITMITTVVILAVTSNVVLSLGMVGALSIVRFRTAIKEPLDIAFLFWSIAVGIVLAAGMIPLAVIGSVVIGLILLIFSNKKSYLNPYIIVINCCGSQSEKAVMEFLEGMVQRCVVKSKTVQKGSVELNLEIRLKDGGTDFINAVSELEGVNSAVLVSYNGDYMG comes from the coding sequence ATGACTTTTAATGATATATTTAAATCAAGCTTTCTTGAAAATGTTGCGAGTATAAGCGTATTTGATATGGCTTTGGCATTAACGCTTGCGTTTGGACTTGGGCTTTTTATATTTATGGTTTACAAAAAAACATTTACAGGCGTAATGTATTCTTCAAGCTTCGGAGTCACGCTCGTTGCCATTACTATGATAACAACGGTTGTAATACTGGCGGTAACAAGCAATGTAGTGCTTTCTCTAGGTATGGTAGGCGCGCTTTCTATTGTGCGTTTCCGTACGGCTATTAAAGAACCGCTTGATATAGCTTTCCTTTTTTGGTCGATAGCGGTAGGCATTGTGCTTGCAGCGGGGATGATTCCTCTTGCCGTAATAGGAAGCGTTGTTATAGGGCTTATCCTTCTTATATTCAGCAACAAAAAATCATATTTAAACCCATATATAATTGTCATAAACTGCTGTGGCAGTCAAAGCGAAAAAGCCGTAATGGAATTTCTTGAAGGCATGGTGCAAAGATGCGTTGTTAAAAGCAAGACCGTCCAAAAAGGTTCTGTAGAACTTAACCTTGAAATAAGGCTGAAAGACGGCGGCACGGATTTTATTAATGCCGTTTCTGAATTGGAGGGGGTAAACAGCGCGGTGCTTGTAAGCTATAACGGCGATTATATGGGATAA
- the dcm gene encoding DNA (cytosine-5-)-methyltransferase, with protein MAVSYNKLWKLLIDKNMNKTELKEAAGISFNVMARMGKNETISFDSIEKICAVMDCNIGDIIEIVQETSEKPTKEKLSAIELFAGAGGLALGIEEAGFDTIGLIEFDKAASDTLKCNRPNWRVINDDIANISCLDLEEYFNIKKGELDLLSGGAPCQAFSYAGKRLGLEDARGTLFYHYAKFLEQLQPKMFLFENVRGLLTHDKGRTYKTITDIFESEGYTIQKQVLNAWDYGVAQKRERLITIGIRNDLVPKIKFDFPAPHKYKPVLRDILLDCPQSEGSQYSDHKRKIFELVPPGGYWRDIPEDIAKEYMKSCWYMEGGRTGILRRLSLDEPSLTVLTSPSQKQTDRCHPLEPRPFTIRENARCQSFPDDWQFCGSVGQQYKQVGNAVPVNLAYEIAVKIREALESL; from the coding sequence GTGGCTGTTAGTTACAATAAATTGTGGAAATTGCTGATTGATAAAAATATGAATAAAACCGAATTAAAAGAAGCTGCAGGGATTAGTTTTAATGTAATGGCTCGTATGGGGAAAAACGAAACGATTTCTTTTGATAGCATTGAAAAAATTTGTGCTGTTATGGATTGTAACATTGGAGACATTATTGAGATTGTGCAAGAAACCAGCGAAAAACCAACAAAGGAAAAACTTTCTGCCATAGAATTATTTGCAGGAGCAGGAGGACTAGCTCTTGGTATCGAAGAGGCAGGGTTTGATACAATTGGTTTAATTGAATTTGATAAAGCTGCGTCAGATACATTAAAGTGTAATCGTCCGAATTGGCGAGTTATTAACGATGATATTGCCAATATTTCTTGCTTAGATTTGGAAGAGTATTTTAACATAAAAAAAGGAGAGCTTGATTTATTATCAGGTGGTGCACCATGTCAAGCGTTTTCCTATGCTGGAAAAAGATTAGGTTTGGAAGATGCACGAGGTACATTGTTTTATCATTACGCAAAATTTTTGGAACAGCTCCAGCCAAAAATGTTTTTGTTCGAAAATGTGCGAGGTTTGTTGACACACGATAAAGGGCGCACATACAAAACAATTACAGATATTTTTGAGAGCGAAGGTTATACCATACAAAAACAAGTCTTAAATGCTTGGGATTACGGAGTTGCTCAAAAGAGAGAACGCTTAATTACGATTGGAATTAGAAATGATTTAGTCCCAAAAATTAAGTTTGATTTCCCTGCTCCGCATAAATATAAACCGGTATTGAGAGATATTCTTTTAGATTGTCCTCAAAGTGAAGGCTCACAATATTCCGATCATAAACGCAAAATATTTGAGCTTGTTCCCCCGGGTGGTTATTGGAGAGACATTCCCGAAGATATTGCGAAAGAATATATGAAAAGCTGTTGGTATATGGAAGGCGGCAGAACAGGTATTTTAAGAAGATTGAGTTTAGATGAACCTTCACTTACTGTTCTAACTTCTCCAAGTCAAAAGCAGACTGATCGCTGTCACCCATTGGAGCCTCGTCCATTTACAATCCGTGAAAACGCAAGATGTCAGAGTTTTCCTGATGATTGGCAATTCTGTGGAAGTGTAGGACAGCAATACAAACAGGTGGGAAACGCTGTACCGGTTAATTTAGCGTATGAAATAGCAGTAAAAATAAGAGAAGCATTGGAGAGTTTATAA
- a CDS encoding helicase RepA family protein, with protein MIDEKKKMTTHASSVGADDGQSISKNSDISITTSKEEINDEVVNPQESLEEMYRKIQRMSDPAYLHTVTLDELMDNVFEVKSAVIENLLYTGAYILAGAPKIGKSFLVAQIAHHVSTGQDLWGYKVHQGTVLYLALEDDESRLQRRMFRMFGVEGTSSLHFATSAKMIGSGLDEQLEKFVREHSDTKLIIVDTLQKVREMVSDNYSYSSDYEVIGKLKQFADRHGVCILIVHHTRKQPAGDSFEKISGTTGLSGCADGALIMQKEKRTDGKATLEISGRDQPDQRLYLSKDQERLVWLLDHAENELWKQPPDPVLEAVAKIVSDENREREGSPTELAEALQLNMAVNRLTKHLNVNASRLLEEHQVKYENKTKHAGRRIRLTYMVIEAPMVEVIK; from the coding sequence ATGATCGATGAAAAAAAGAAAATGACCACCCATGCTTCATCTGTTGGCGCAGACGATGGGCAGTCAATCTCTAAAAACTCTGACATTAGTATAACCACTTCTAAGGAAGAAATCAACGATGAAGTTGTAAATCCTCAGGAAAGCCTGGAAGAAATGTACCGCAAGATACAGCGCATGAGCGACCCAGCTTACCTGCACACTGTAACCCTGGACGAGCTGATGGACAATGTGTTTGAGGTAAAGTCTGCGGTGATTGAAAACCTGCTCTATACTGGAGCATATATCCTTGCCGGAGCGCCCAAAATCGGCAAATCTTTTCTGGTGGCGCAAATCGCCCACCATGTCAGCACTGGGCAGGATTTGTGGGGCTACAAAGTTCATCAGGGAACAGTCCTCTATCTTGCTTTGGAAGATGACGAAAGCCGTTTGCAACGCAGGATGTTCCGCATGTTCGGTGTGGAGGGGACAAGCTCTCTCCACTTTGCTACCAGTGCCAAGATGATCGGCAGCGGTCTGGATGAACAACTTGAAAAATTTGTCCGTGAACACAGCGACACCAAGCTCATTATCGTGGACACACTTCAAAAAGTCCGGGAGATGGTAAGTGATAACTACAGTTATTCCAGCGACTATGAGGTGATTGGAAAACTAAAACAATTTGCAGACCGGCATGGAGTTTGCATCCTGATTGTCCACCACACCAGAAAGCAGCCTGCGGGAGATAGCTTTGAGAAGATTTCCGGCACCACCGGACTGTCGGGCTGTGCAGATGGGGCACTCATTATGCAGAAAGAAAAACGAACTGACGGAAAGGCCACACTGGAAATTAGTGGACGAGATCAGCCGGATCAGCGGCTGTATTTAAGTAAAGATCAGGAGCGTCTGGTATGGCTCCTTGACCATGCGGAGAATGAGCTTTGGAAGCAACCTCCGGACCCGGTGCTGGAAGCGGTAGCGAAGATCGTATCTGACGAGAACCGCGAGCGGGAAGGCAGCCCTACAGAGCTTGCCGAAGCCCTCCAGTTGAATATGGCAGTGAACCGCCTTACCAAGCATTTGAATGTGAATGCCAGCCGCCTGCTGGAAGAACATCAGGTGAAGTACGAGAACAAAACCAAGCATGCCGGACGGCGTATCAGGCTGACTTATATGGTGATAGAAGCACCTATGGTTGAAGTAATCAAGTAA
- a CDS encoding helix-turn-helix domain-containing protein encodes MQKQSFMRADEVAQELGISKSHAYKVIHGLNEELQEKGYLTISGRVNREFFREKYYYTKTAKEES; translated from the coding sequence ATGCAGAAACAGAGTTTTATGCGAGCAGACGAAGTTGCTCAAGAATTGGGCATCTCCAAATCCCACGCCTACAAGGTAATCCATGGGCTTAACGAAGAATTGCAGGAGAAAGGATATTTGACCATCTCCGGCCGTGTCAATCGAGAATTCTTTAGGGAGAAGTATTACTATACCAAAACAGCAAAGGAGGAGTCATAA
- the guaA gene encoding glutamine-hydrolyzing GMP synthase encodes MKNELVIVLDFGGQYNQLIARRVRECKVYCEVKSYKTPLDEIKKLGPKGIIFTGGPNSVYDEKSPHIAKEIFEMGIPILGICYGCQLMAYTLGGSVEDASEKSEYGKTGVIISDCESKLFDGIETDQICWMSHTDYINKVPDGFKITASTPTCPVAAMECEEKNFYAVQFHPEVNHTPNGKKMLYNFLYNVCRCKGDWVMTRYIDEQIKSIREKVGSGKVLCALSGGVDSSVVAALVSKAVGRQLTCVFVDNGLMRKDEGDEVEAAFKGVFDSNFVRANAQQRFLDKLKGVSEPERKRKIIGEEFIRVFEDEAKKIGKVSFLVQGTIYPDVIESGLGDSAVIKSHHNVGGLPDVVDFDELIEPLRMLFKDEVRQMGLELGLPDSLVWRQPFPGPGLGIRVIGEVTEEKLSILREADAIFREEIRIAGLDRDINQYFAVITDMRSVGVMGDGRTYDYTLALRGVTTTDFMTADWARIPYEVLDKVSVRIVNEVKHINRVVYDITSKPPATIEWE; translated from the coding sequence ATGAAAAACGAATTAGTTATTGTTCTTGATTTTGGCGGTCAATATAACCAGCTGATTGCAAGGCGCGTCAGGGAATGTAAAGTATATTGCGAAGTCAAATCTTATAAAACGCCTTTGGATGAAATAAAAAAACTCGGCCCCAAAGGAATTATATTTACAGGAGGTCCTAACAGCGTATATGACGAAAAGTCCCCGCATATTGCAAAAGAAATCTTCGAAATGGGCATACCTATTCTCGGCATATGCTACGGATGCCAACTTATGGCATACACATTAGGCGGAAGCGTTGAAGATGCAAGCGAAAAAAGCGAATATGGAAAAACCGGCGTTATAATCTCGGATTGTGAAAGCAAACTTTTCGACGGCATTGAAACAGACCAGATCTGTTGGATGAGCCACACTGATTATATAAACAAAGTGCCGGACGGTTTTAAAATAACAGCGTCAACCCCTACATGCCCGGTTGCGGCTATGGAATGTGAAGAAAAAAATTTCTATGCAGTCCAGTTTCATCCTGAAGTCAATCACACGCCCAACGGCAAAAAAATGCTTTATAACTTCCTTTATAATGTTTGCCGCTGCAAAGGCGACTGGGTTATGACGCGCTATATAGATGAACAAATCAAGTCTATAAGGGAAAAAGTGGGTTCCGGTAAAGTTCTCTGCGCTCTCTCCGGAGGCGTCGATTCTTCCGTTGTTGCCGCTTTAGTAAGCAAGGCTGTCGGAAGACAGCTTACATGCGTTTTTGTTGATAACGGGTTAATGAGAAAAGATGAAGGCGACGAAGTTGAAGCGGCTTTTAAAGGCGTATTTGACAGTAACTTTGTCCGTGCAAACGCACAGCAGAGATTCCTGGACAAACTTAAAGGCGTAAGCGAACCTGAAAGGAAAAGAAAAATTATAGGTGAAGAATTCATTCGCGTATTTGAAGATGAAGCTAAAAAAATCGGCAAAGTAAGTTTCCTTGTACAAGGCACAATATACCCTGACGTTATCGAAAGCGGTCTTGGCGACAGCGCCGTAATAAAAAGTCATCACAATGTAGGCGGCCTTCCCGATGTAGTAGATTTCGACGAACTTATAGAACCGCTCAGGATGCTTTTTAAAGACGAAGTTAGACAAATGGGCCTTGAACTTGGGCTTCCCGACTCCCTTGTATGGCGTCAGCCCTTCCCCGGTCCCGGACTCGGAATAAGGGTTATAGGCGAAGTTACCGAAGAAAAGCTTTCTATACTTCGCGAAGCCGACGCTATCTTCCGCGAGGAAATAAGGATAGCCGGGCTTGACAGGGATATAAACCAATATTTTGCAGTTATTACAGACATGCGTTCCGTAGGAGTTATGGGCGATGGAAGGACATACGATTATACGCTTGCCCTAAGAGGAGTAACAACCACAGATTTTATGACGGCAGACTGGGCACGAATACCCTATGAAGTACTAGATAAAGTAAGCGTCAGGATCGTTAATGAAGTAAAACATATTAACAGGGTTGTGTATGATATAACTTCAAAACCGCCTGCTACGATTGAGTGGGAATAA
- a CDS encoding P1 family peptidase, whose protein sequence is MKKFLCAALVSVLSVSAFSTVFAGEISPATGAQPVPFSEVPGIKVGHYTDLENATGTTVIIAENPDGAIGGVDVRGGSPGTRETDLLDPTKTVQTVNAVCLTGGSAFGLDAAGGVMKYLEEKGMGVDVGVTVVPIVSTAVIFDLAMGEDAALGKDMVRPGVEEGYKAAQNAFAGLEWSDGNIGGGTGAGAGDMKGGLGSYAYKYGDLYVGAIVVANPAGQIINPDTGEIVAGKVDPETNSFIDLEEWTMSDRYEMPSSAENTTIGLIVTNAKLTQSEANKLAEMAHDGYARAIEPTHTVSDGDTIFAMSVGNVESSASTWGEVTTNMNLIGVLAVNAMENAIYSAGYNAESLAGVDGAATLREEGRTPSQPE, encoded by the coding sequence ATGAAGAAGTTTTTATGTGCAGCATTGGTTTCGGTTTTATCTGTTTCGGCATTTTCAACTGTTTTTGCAGGTGAAATAAGCCCGGCGACAGGGGCGCAGCCAGTACCTTTTTCGGAAGTTCCGGGTATTAAGGTCGGGCACTATACGGATCTTGAAAATGCTACGGGTACAACGGTAATAATCGCCGAAAACCCGGACGGGGCAATCGGCGGAGTTGACGTAAGGGGAGGTTCGCCTGGAACGCGTGAAACAGATCTTCTCGACCCTACAAAAACTGTGCAGACAGTAAATGCAGTTTGCCTAACAGGGGGAAGCGCATTTGGACTTGACGCTGCCGGCGGGGTTATGAAGTATCTTGAAGAGAAAGGGATGGGCGTAGACGTAGGAGTTACGGTTGTGCCTATAGTTTCAACGGCAGTAATATTTGATCTTGCAATGGGTGAAGACGCCGCTCTCGGAAAGGACATGGTACGTCCGGGAGTTGAAGAAGGATATAAAGCGGCGCAGAATGCTTTTGCCGGCCTTGAATGGAGCGACGGCAATATCGGCGGAGGAACAGGAGCCGGTGCAGGAGATATGAAGGGCGGGCTCGGTTCGTATGCATATAAGTACGGCGATTTATATGTAGGAGCAATAGTTGTTGCAAATCCTGCCGGCCAAATTATTAACCCGGATACAGGTGAGATTGTAGCGGGAAAGGTTGATCCTGAAACGAATTCTTTCATAGACTTGGAAGAATGGACAATGAGCGACCGCTATGAGATGCCTTCATCGGCAGAGAACACTACAATCGGGCTTATTGTGACAAACGCCAAACTTACGCAGTCTGAGGCAAATAAGCTTGCAGAAATGGCCCATGACGGCTATGCAAGAGCAATAGAGCCGACTCATACGGTATCGGACGGCGACACGATATTTGCAATGTCCGTAGGAAATGTTGAGTCGTCGGCTTCAACATGGGGCGAAGTTACAACAAATATGAACTTAATAGGCGTGCTTGCGGTTAATGCAATGGAAAATGCGATTTACAGCGCCGGATATAATGCGGAATCGCTTGCAGGCGTTGACGGAGCCGCAACATTGAGGGAAGAAGGCAGAACTCCTTCACAGCCTGAATAA
- a CDS encoding HAMP domain-containing histidine kinase, producing the protein MIKTLQKKFIITAMSAVSILLIVLVGAINAANYYITDKQSDGMILALTENMGMFPPKINPGEGRKPNFFAPPIDKDDAMSARYFIVFSDSDGNIIKTDVSRISSVTPAEAEEIADEILSGGRKSGSKGRFKYKVTENVSGEIMSVFLDTSSQLYSIFIVMVISVSVGILCWTLMLLLVAALSKKAIFPIAANIEKQKQFVTNAGHEIKTPLAIIMANVDAMELHNGGNKWSRNIRSQTERLDRLMKNLLTLAKMDEGGGFPRERFSLSGLFAEMLEPFYELAELNDTEIKADIEQDVAVYANKENIIQLISILLDNAAKYTDKGGRIDIELKRNDSGAEFCIKNTCSFLPEGRPEKLFDRFYRGDSARTQKNGGYGVGLSVAAAIVEIQKGEITAEYRKGNEISFKVRI; encoded by the coding sequence ATGATAAAAACCCTGCAAAAAAAGTTTATAATAACTGCAATGTCGGCAGTGTCAATACTTCTGATTGTATTAGTCGGGGCAATCAACGCTGCAAACTATTATATAACGGACAAGCAAAGCGACGGAATGATTTTGGCCCTTACGGAAAACATGGGAATGTTTCCTCCGAAAATAAACCCCGGCGAAGGCAGGAAACCGAATTTTTTTGCTCCGCCTATTGACAAAGACGACGCCATGTCGGCAAGGTATTTTATTGTTTTTTCAGACTCCGACGGAAATATAATAAAAACTGACGTAAGCCGTATTTCATCGGTAACGCCGGCGGAAGCGGAAGAAATTGCAGATGAAATATTGAGCGGTGGAAGGAAAAGCGGGAGCAAAGGCAGATTTAAATATAAGGTGACAGAAAATGTAAGCGGTGAGATTATGTCAGTGTTCCTTGATACTTCATCACAGCTGTACTCTATATTTATCGTAATGGTTATTTCCGTTTCAGTGGGTATCTTATGTTGGACGCTTATGCTTCTTCTTGTAGCGGCGCTTTCAAAAAAAGCGATATTCCCAATAGCCGCAAATATTGAAAAACAAAAACAGTTTGTTACAAATGCCGGACATGAAATAAAAACCCCGCTTGCCATCATAATGGCTAATGTCGACGCTATGGAACTGCACAACGGCGGGAATAAATGGAGCAGGAATATAAGATCTCAAACAGAAAGGCTTGACAGACTTATGAAAAACCTGCTTACACTTGCAAAAATGGACGAAGGCGGCGGCTTCCCGCGGGAGAGATTTTCTTTAAGCGGGTTATTTGCCGAAATGCTGGAACCTTTTTATGAGCTTGCGGAGCTTAACGACACGGAAATTAAAGCCGATATAGAACAGGATGTGGCCGTATACGCGAATAAGGAAAATATAATACAGTTGATTTCGATACTTCTTGATAATGCCGCCAAATATACGGATAAGGGTGGGCGTATAGACATTGAGCTTAAAAGGAATGACAGCGGGGCCGAATTTTGTATTAAAAATACATGCAGTTTTTTGCCGGAAGGGCGTCCGGAAAAACTTTTTGACCGTTTTTACAGGGGCGACAGCGCGAGAACCCAGAAAAACGGCGGATATGGCGTCGGACTTTCGGTTGCGGCGGCTATAGTTGAAATTCAAAAAGGAGAAATTACTGCCGAATATAGGAAAGGAAATGAAATTTCTTTTAAAGTAAGAATCTGA
- a CDS encoding DUF6061 family protein: protein MRKILSCEFNLDTACVELSLEDGMLLSIDCTAVENEVANSMYQRSELDWLIYNNPLAYAELILKGATEKYLKTVTSSKTFEN, encoded by the coding sequence ATGAGAAAGATTTTGTCCTGTGAGTTCAACTTGGATACCGCCTGCGTGGAGCTGTCTCTGGAGGATGGGATGCTGCTCTCCATTGACTGCACCGCCGTAGAGAACGAGGTGGCAAACAGTATGTATCAACGGTCAGAACTAGACTGGTTGATCTACAACAATCCGCTGGCCTATGCGGAGCTGATTTTGAAGGGTGCTACAGAGAAGTATCTGAAAACTGTAACTTCAAGTAAAACATTTGAGAATTGA
- a CDS encoding helix-turn-helix domain-containing protein, translated as MAIGERIHFFRLLRGMTQKYLGMSLGFPEKSADVRLAQYETGSRTPKADLTAALAEVLDVSPHALSVPDIDSYVGLMHTLFTLEDNYGLKVNEMDGEICLKVDVRKNKDAARLHEMLCSWQQAATMLEAGEISKEDYDKWRYHYPEFDKAQNYVKMPPQDLV; from the coding sequence ATGGCGATTGGTGAACGAATTCACTTTTTCCGTCTCCTGCGGGGGATGACACAAAAATATCTTGGCATGTCACTGGGCTTCCCGGAGAAGTCTGCTGATGTGCGCCTTGCACAGTACGAAACAGGATCAAGAACCCCTAAGGCAGACCTGACCGCCGCCCTGGCTGAGGTGCTGGATGTCTCGCCCCATGCGCTCTCTGTTCCGGACATAGACTCCTATGTAGGGCTGATGCACACGCTGTTTACCCTGGAGGATAACTACGGGCTCAAGGTTAACGAGATGGATGGAGAAATCTGCTTGAAGGTCGATGTTCGGAAGAACAAGGACGCTGCCCGACTGCACGAGATGCTCTGTTCATGGCAGCAGGCCGCTACCATGTTGGAGGCGGGCGAGATTTCCAAAGAGGATTACGACAAGTGGCGCTACCACTACCCGGAGTTTGACAAGGCTCAGAACTATGTGAAGATGCCGCCCCAGGATCTCGTTTGA
- a CDS encoding site-specific integrase — translation MAVYKEEKTGTWRAVYRYTDWNGERKQTQKRGFKTKREAQAWEREQIHKTSADRDMNFKSFVELYTADMKTRLKENTWATKEHIIRTKLLPYFGKLKMCNITAQQIITWQNEMMNHKDENGQPYSPVYLKTVHNQLSAIFNHAVRYYNLRDNPCKKAGSMGKKKNREMMFWTKEQYLKFAEVMMDKPLSFYAFEMLYWCGIREGELLALTPADFDFEKRTVTINKSYQRLNGQDLITTPKTEKSNRVITMPQFLAEEIQDYLKMLYGIGANDRMFTVTKSYLHREMDRGSKEAGVPRIRIHDIRHSAVSLLIDMGFSATAIADRVGHESIDITYNYAHLFPSKQTEMADKLNMERGN, via the coding sequence ATGGCCGTTTACAAGGAAGAAAAAACCGGCACCTGGCGAGCAGTTTATCGCTATACCGACTGGAATGGTGAGCGGAAGCAGACCCAGAAACGCGGTTTTAAGACCAAGCGAGAGGCACAGGCCTGGGAGCGTGAACAGATTCATAAAACCAGTGCCGACCGGGATATGAACTTCAAAAGCTTTGTGGAACTTTACACAGCGGATATGAAGACCCGGCTCAAGGAAAACACTTGGGCCACAAAGGAGCATATTATCCGCACCAAGCTGCTCCCCTACTTCGGCAAGCTGAAGATGTGTAACATCACCGCCCAGCAGATTATCACCTGGCAGAACGAGATGATGAACCATAAGGATGAAAATGGGCAACCTTATTCACCTGTGTACCTTAAGACGGTTCACAATCAACTCAGTGCAATCTTTAACCATGCAGTACGGTATTACAATCTCCGTGATAACCCTTGTAAAAAGGCAGGCAGCATGGGGAAAAAGAAAAACCGAGAGATGATGTTCTGGACTAAGGAGCAGTATTTGAAATTTGCCGAGGTGATGATGGATAAACCGCTATCCTTCTATGCCTTTGAGATGCTTTACTGGTGCGGTATCCGAGAGGGAGAACTTCTGGCTCTGACCCCGGCAGATTTTGACTTTGAGAAGCGCACTGTCACCATCAACAAATCCTATCAGCGGCTAAACGGGCAGGATTTGATTACCACTCCAAAAACAGAAAAGAGCAATCGTGTCATCACTATGCCGCAGTTTCTGGCAGAGGAAATTCAGGATTACCTCAAAATGCTCTACGGCATTGGAGCAAATGACCGAATGTTCACCGTCACCAAGAGTTATCTCCACCGGGAGATGGATAGAGGCTCCAAAGAGGCCGGAGTCCCGCGTATCCGAATCCACGATATTCGTCACAGCGCAGTTTCGCTTTTGATCGACATGGGGTTCTCCGCCACAGCCATCGCAGATCGGGTGGGTCATGAGAGCATCGACATCACTTACAATTATGCACACCTGTTTCCGTCCAAACAAACGGAAATGGCAGATAAATTGAATATGGAAAGGGGCAATTAA
- a CDS encoding response regulator transcription factor, protein MKLLFAEDEQAMSEAVVDILEYHKYTVDAVYDGEEALQYARAEHYDGIILDIMMPKKDGLEVLKQLRKDGIYTPVLLLTAKSEIEDRIYGLDLGADDYLPKPFAMGEFLARVRAMLRRREEFTPDILTCGDVSLNLHSYELSGGGKSYVLPNLEYRLMEILMLNQGRYLSSEDLLAKVWGYDTDAEIGVVWVYISYLRKKLSSLSRKVEIKAKRNIGYTLEAAV, encoded by the coding sequence ATGAAACTGTTATTTGCGGAAGACGAACAGGCTATGTCAGAGGCGGTTGTGGATATACTTGAGTATCATAAATATACGGTTGACGCCGTTTATGACGGGGAAGAGGCTTTGCAATACGCTCGTGCGGAGCATTACGATGGAATTATACTGGATATTATGATGCCGAAAAAAGACGGGCTTGAGGTATTAAAGCAGCTCAGAAAAGACGGTATATATACGCCGGTATTACTTTTAACGGCAAAAAGCGAAATTGAGGACAGGATATATGGCCTTGATCTCGGCGCCGACGATTATCTGCCGAAACCATTTGCAATGGGAGAATTTTTGGCAAGGGTAAGAGCTATGCTGCGTCGTCGTGAAGAATTTACGCCGGATATACTCACATGCGGCGATGTATCCCTTAACCTTCACAGTTACGAATTAAGCGGCGGCGGAAAATCATATGTGCTGCCAAATCTTGAATACAGGCTTATGGAGATATTAATGCTGAATCAGGGAAGGTACCTTTCATCTGAAGATCTGCTTGCCAAAGTTTGGGGATATGATACGGATGCGGAAATAGGGGTTGTTTGGGTTTATATATCGTATTTAAGGAAAAAATTATCGTCGCTAAGCCGGAAGGTTGAGATTAAAGCCAAACGGAATATAGGTTATACTTTGGAGGCCGCGGTATGA
- a CDS encoding polyphosphate polymerase domain-containing protein, producing MDFRHEWKHEINICDMIAVRQRLRAVAKTDGNSVDGRYKIRSLYFDSPSDKALREKIDGVNRREKFRIRYYNDDTSFIHLEKKSKINGLGKKDKAVISKKEAQLIVDGITDWMIESGRGTVEELYCKMKSQGLRPKTIVDYTREAFVYSPGNVRVTIDYSIRTGLGCTDFLNPDCVTVPAGREYIILEVKWDEFLPSVIKDIIQLDGRRTTAFSKYAACRIYG from the coding sequence ATGGATTTTAGGCATGAATGGAAACATGAAATAAATATATGCGATATGATAGCGGTACGCCAAAGGCTCAGGGCGGTGGCAAAAACGGACGGAAACTCCGTTGACGGCCGGTATAAAATCAGAAGCCTTTATTTTGACAGCCCTTCGGATAAAGCTTTGAGAGAGAAAATAGACGGCGTTAACAGGCGTGAAAAATTCCGCATAAGGTATTATAACGACGACACTTCGTTTATACATCTTGAAAAGAAGAGTAAAATCAACGGGCTTGGCAAAAAGGATAAAGCCGTGATTTCAAAAAAGGAAGCTCAGCTTATAGTAGATGGGATAACAGACTGGATGATTGAAAGCGGGAGAGGGACGGTTGAAGAACTTTACTGCAAAATGAAAAGTCAGGGCCTGCGTCCAAAGACAATAGTCGATTATACGCGGGAAGCATTTGTATATTCTCCCGGCAATGTTAGGGTTACTATAGATTACAGCATAAGGACAGGGCTTGGATGTACGGATTTTCTGAATCCGGATTGCGTAACTGTTCCCGCAGGAAGGGAATATATAATACTTGAAGTAAAATGGGATGAGTTTCTTCCGTCTGTAATAAAAGATATAATACAGCTTGACGGCCGCCGGACAACAGCGTTTTCAAAATATGCCGCCTGCCGTATATATGGATGA